CTGGAATTACAACCATCTTGAATGTTGTTCTGTCCGGATCGGATAAAACCTTTTTGGCCTTATTGATCTCATCCTTGGTTCTTTTCAAATCTTCAGAAGTTTGAGGGTCATCCACCGCTTCCATGAACGGCATGATTTTTTTAAGCGCATTGGTTGCAGTGCCCAATTTTGCTTTTGCCATCATCAATTTGCCTACCCATGAGTCCATTACTTCCGGGAAGGACAATAATCTTAATGTGTGTCCTGTCGGAGCAGTATCGAATACGACAACATCATATATGTCTGAATTCATCACGGCCATGAACATCTCAAATGCGGCAGCCTCATCAGCACCAGGGGAGGATGAAGCCATGTCCAATTGGTCAGTCAAAAAGTCCATGCCCAACAGCCCATTATCTTCGGAAGGGTTATTGGCTTTTCGCACTTCCAAAGCGGCTTGCTTTTGAGCCATTGCCTCATCTGGATCAATTTCAACAGCGAATAAATTAGTTTTAATTTCACGAGGATAGTTATCAATCGGAACCTCCAAAGAATCTGCCAATGAATGAGCAGGGTCAGTTGACACGATTAAAGTCTTTTTACCTTGTTCAGCCAACCACAAGGCAGTGGCAGATGATACGGAAGTTTTTCCAACCCCTCCTTTTCCGCCTACAAAAATGAATGTTGTTTTATCTTTATTAAATTTAAAATAATCTCTAAATGCCATGAAAATTGCCTCCATTAAACTTACTTTTAGTTACTAAATGCTATTTTAATTTTTCATACTATATAAATTTAGTTATTACAACATTACATTAATGAAGACCTACAATAATTAATAAACATCAATTGGATTCCACACACTTTACAACCAAAACCAAACAAAATATTGAATTGTTAAATGATTTTAACGAATTTTTTTCATTGGCATACTATATAAAAAAATTTATTAATTATATTATATAAAAAGTCAATTGTCAAAAAATATAAGGTGAAACCATGAGTTTAGAAGAAACTAAAGAAAAACTTGCTGTAAAACATGATGAAAGGAAAGTAAAACTTGAAGAAAAAAGAGCACAAGCCAAAATCAATCGTGAAGAAAGAAAATTAAGTTTAAAAGAAGCTCACACCGACAAAAAAATAGCTTCCCATATCGAAAAAGCGATTAAGAAAATTTATAAAGCTGAAGATGATGCAGATAAGGATATCATTAAATTATTAGATGCTGTTGATAAAGAAATTGAAGAAGATGAAGAAAAACCTATTGAATTCATCATATTCAAAGCTGAAAATAAATTAGAAGAAATCTTATTAAATACTCAATTAAAAATGCTAAAGGCTAAAAATGAGTTAATCAAAAATCTTGAAAAAGATATGGAAAAAGTGGCTGAATTGGTATCCCTCGAAGAAGACCTTGCAGTTGTCAAAGATGAAATGGATGAATTCACAACTCTTTTAGATGAAAGAATTGACATTGAAAAAGAAACTTTAGACATAAAAGCTAAAGAATAATTAATTTTCAAAGAAAATATCATTGAAATTTTATTTCAATGATTTTTCGTTTCTTATTTTGAATAAATTTGTTCAAACTGTATCACGCAGTTTTGAAATCCCTTTCTTACTAACTACTTTATCAATTCCTGAGTTCTTTATCATTCTAAAGCATATCGGGCAAGGTTCTGCATCTTCTATTTCCACCCAAGATTCATCCTCATACTTTTCTCCGGCTAGAAAAATGGTTGATCCAAGCATTTCATTTCTGCTTGCGCTAATCATTGCATTCTGTTCGGCGTGGACTGAAAAACAATCATTATAGTTGCCTGAATTGGATGGAAGGTTCATTCTTTGACAGTCCCCCCTATCACAGCAGTTCTCCTCACCTCTTGGATTTCCATTATAACCTGTGCTTATTATTTCATCATTATTTACTATTACCGCCCCATAACGTCTTTTTAAACAAGTGCTTCTTTTTGATACCGCAAGAGCAATTGCAAGATAATACTCATTTTTGCTCATACGACTTTCATTTATTGATTTTTCATCTGCCATATCTTTATCTCCTTTCCTTAATTGTATTATTATTTCAAACCTTTATAAATCATAGCTGAATTAATGAACCATAAAATAAACTGCCGCTATGCTTGGCAGTATAATAATGATTGTATTACGAATCATCCTAAAGCGATGTATTTTCCACTCTTTCGGCGTCAATTCCCGAGTTTTTGGAGTTTTCAAAACACTCATAATAATTGTGGCTGACAGGAAAATGAAATATGCATTGATTAGAAACAGATATCCCGCACCAAGGAGCATGTCCCATCTGCCGTTTGCAATCGAATATCCGCAGGTGCATAGTGGCGGCATAAGTGCGGTTGCAATTGCAACACCAGGAATAACAGTGCTAACCTTGTCCTCTCTGGTTTGTCCGATGATTCCTGCAATCCCCCCGAAAAAGGCAATCAGCACATCAAAGAAAGTCGGTGAAGTTCTTGCCAGCAATTCTGCAGTCGGTGCTTTAACCGGAGAGAGAAGAAAATAAATCATGGCGGCACCGACACTGATTGCAATCTGCAATCCGAAACCGACCATATGATTGCGAAGCAG
This sequence is a window from Methanobrevibacter sp.. Protein-coding genes within it:
- a CDS encoding TRC40/GET3/ArsA family transport-energizing ATPase, translating into MEAIFMAFRDYFKFNKDKTTFIFVGGKGGVGKTSVSSATALWLAEQGKKTLIVSTDPAHSLADSLEVPIDNYPREIKTNLFAVEIDPDEAMAQKQAALEVRKANNPSEDNGLLGMDFLTDQLDMASSSPGADEAAAFEMFMAVMNSDIYDVVVFDTAPTGHTLRLLSFPEVMDSWVGKLMMAKAKLGTATNALKKIMPFMEAVDDPQTSEDLKRTKDEINKAKKVLSDPDRTTFKMVVIPEEMSIYESERALEALGKHDITVDSVIVNQVMPDICDCDFCHSRHKLQQKRLALIDQKFPDQHIAEVPLFKDEVKGEEKLLKFAHILYDDEDNDEVTQEAIQL
- a CDS encoding dCMP deaminase family protein, which translates into the protein MSKNEYYLAIALAVSKRSTCLKRRYGAVIVNNDEIISTGYNGNPRGEENCCDRGDCQRMNLPSNSGNYNDCFSVHAEQNAMISASRNEMLGSTIFLAGEKYEDESWVEIEDAEPCPICFRMIKNSGIDKVVSKKGISKLRDTV
- a CDS encoding DUF389 domain-containing protein, whose protein sequence is MDKYRNETIKEKIKKAFSLSEDKASNEEIRTRLLDGGRVTGTNMCVLVCAMVIASVGLNMSSTAVIIGAMLISPLMGSILASAYASVSNDYPLLRNHMVGFGLQIAISVGAAMIYFLLSPVKAPTAELLARTSPTFFDVLIAFFGGIAGIIGQTREDKVSTVIPGVAIATALMPPLCTCGYSIANGRWDMLLGAGYLFLINAYFIFLSATIIMSVLKTPKTRELTPKEWKIHRFRMIRNTIIIILPSIAAVYFMVH